The genomic segment CTTCAACACTATGTGATGTATGGAGGAAGAATAGCACGTAGATGACACAGATAGAATCGTGTATGTGCTGATCTGGATTTATGATCCGCGCCGTGTATTACTCACTAATTCATAGAGCAGATAGCCATTTAGCATATACAGCACTTTATCGAATTCTTTATCTCCCGGGATGATCACATCAGCGTTCTTTTTGCTGGGTTCGATAAAGGCTTCATGAGATGGTTTCACTGTCTGCAGATACTGATCCAAAACGTTTTCCACGTCACGGCCGCGCTCGATGATGTCGCGTCCCATTCTGCGTGCCAAGCGCAAGTCTGCATCGGTATCCACATAGATTTTGAGGTCGGACAGCTCCAGCAATTCTGTGTAATACAGGGCGAAGATACCTTCCAGAATGATTACATCCGCATCTGCAATGCAATAACTGCCTTCGCTACGGCTGTGGGTTATAAAGTCATAATCCGGAACATTTACCGCATTCCCTGCCAACATATCGTGGATATCTCTCAAAAGATAATCCTTGTCGATTGAGTCTGGATGGTCGAAATTCACAGTTGCACGTTGGCTAGGAGACAGATGGGCAAGGTTCTTGTAGTAATTGTCATGAGAAACAATCACAGTCTTCAAGTCTTTCAATCGCTGTCCGATCGCCTTGGCGATGGTGGTCTTTCCGGAGCAGGTCCCTCCGGCAATCAGGATCAGTCTTGCTGCTTGTTTCATTTTGCTTTAGTGTCCACGTTATTTTTTATCTGCAATTAGCAGAGAACCAAGAATCTGATACAGCTCTTCCACGTCAATTGGTTTGGCAATGTAGGCATCCATCCCGGCTGCCAGGAAACGTTCTCTATCGCCCACCAAGGCTGCGGCAGTGAAGGCAACTATCGGAGTATGCTTTTGCAGGGCAACTTCCAGATCCCGTATCTTTTGGGTGGCAGTGATACCGTCCATCACTGGCATTTGGATATCCATCAAAATGATGTCGTAGTCATTCTGCTTAGTAGCATTTAGCGCTTCCAAACCGTTTGGAACCACCTCAACCTGCAAGCCCCAGGTTTCCAATTGACGGCGGGTAACCATTTGGTTGATGGGTTCGTCTTCGGCCAGGAGGATTTTTCCGGTCAGGCTCTTATCGTGATACACTACTTCAGCACTGATTTCGGGTTCGGGCACATCGATTTCATTGTATTGCCTAAAGGGAAGGATAAAGAAGAAACAGCTCCCTTTATTGGGCTGGCTTTCCACCCAGATAAAGCCGTGCATCAGCTCCACCAAACGTTTTAC from the Candidatus Cloacimonadota bacterium genome contains:
- the udk gene encoding uridine kinase, giving the protein MKQAARLILIAGGTCSGKTTIAKAIGQRLKDLKTVIVSHDNYYKNLAHLSPSQRATVNFDHPDSIDKDYLLRDIHDMLAGNAVNVPDYDFITHSRSEGSYCIADADVIILEGIFALYYTELLELSDLKIYVDTDADLRLARRMGRDIIERGRDVENVLDQYLQTVKPSHEAFIEPSKKNADVIIPGDKEFDKVLYMLNGYLLYELVSNTRRGS